In the Candidatus Cloacimonas acidaminovorans str. Evry genome, one interval contains:
- the rplV gene encoding 50S ribosomal protein L22: MEAKAKLCYARGSARKARLVLDTIRYKPVTEAQNILRFSRRRVAGTINKLLASAIANAQHQDPKVNLDKMYVITATADEGPQMKRYMPRAMGRAYMIRKPTCHISLEIQTIEEE, encoded by the coding sequence ATGGAAGCGAAAGCAAAACTTTGCTATGCTCGCGGTTCAGCAAGAAAGGCACGATTAGTGTTAGATACAATTCGCTATAAACCTGTAACAGAAGCACAAAATATATTGCGTTTTTCACGCCGTAGAGTAGCAGGAACGATAAATAAATTATTGGCTTCTGCCATAGCCAATGCTCAACATCAGGATCCTAAAGTTAATCTGGATAAGATGTATGTAATAACTGCCACAGCTGATGAGGGTCCGCAAATGAAACGTTATATGCCCCGAGCCATGGGAAGAGCTTATATGATTAGGAAACCGACCTGTCATATCTCCCTGGAAATACAAACAATAGAAGAAGAATAG